The Vitis vinifera cultivar Pinot Noir 40024 chromosome 16, ASM3070453v1 DNA segment GAGTCTGGACCGGGGACGTTGTCCACGAAGAACTCCTCAACTGCAGCAAGGAAGAACTAGGTGTTAGTCAAGAATGGCAATAGTGAAAGAGGATTAGTCCCGGGTTTGATTCTTGATGCTGGTTGAATGCTGAGGTTTGGGTGTTCATGGACAGTCTGAAGGGCTTATTATTGCAGGTTCCTCGGTGAtccgaagaaaaaaaaaaaaaagaaaggaaaataggGACAGTGAATTAGTATAGTactacaattttttctttttaattaaaaaaattcttcgAAGCTGATAAAAACAGTATTTCCACTCTTTTGTTGTTCTGTGATTTAAATCCTTACAGTATGTAACAGACAACATTGCGGAATTCGATATTGTGCTTGAAGGTTGAGTAGCTACTTTGCATGTGAAGGtattaatatgaatataaaGACCAGAAACATAGAGTTAAATCAGTCACCCTCCCCAGTTGATAGCAATTAAACTAAGGAAAATCACCCTAGACACTGGTTAGCCCGTTTAGGAACATTTTCCCAaccagtttttaagaacagttatTTGATGCCTTTTATAACAAAGGTGAAAGGTTTGTTTGGAAACTTGAAtctttaaaaacatattttctgtGTTTCCAagcatttattaaaaatagggtgctttattttcaattatttttgatttgtatcattattttttaaaacaatttctaaaaagcaggtcaaagcaaactaaaaacaattcaaatatgTTATCCTAAAACACCATTTTTTCATAAGTACTCAAAATACTGTctttttgccaaaaaaaaaaacgtgaTCTAATGTATTTTGAGTCTAGAAAACGGTTCCCAAACAGGCTCCCAGTCATAGTATTAATTTAATACATTCCTGCCTATAATTAAATTCAAATCTCATTCAGGTTTCTACATTATGCAATGCATTCATCATAAAAATACACCTACTGAAAAGTGTCATCTAAATAGTCAGAGAAAGAGACATAAAAGCTTACCTAAATCATTTTGTTCAGGAGAATCGAGCAAAATATCTGATTGTAGAAAGGGGGAACCAGAATAGTTTCCCAGCGCTCCAATATCTGTTATCAATACAAAGCTATCAGTAATTGGATAGAGTAAGGTAATGTTTGGTTTCAGGGAAGTaccaaacaaaaatgaaaaaaatattaaggaaaatgtttttgttatgtttggtttactATGAAaagtacaaatatatatatatatatatatatatatatatatatatatatatatataattaaaattagttagaaacttatgtattttaaaattatttaatacttagataaaaagattaaaataagtgaaataaatttaaaaaaaatatataaaaataatttattgattttaaatatatttttttaattttcttttcttttatttttccgaACATAGCCTAAATAATTTATAGATTCACATAGAGATATGAAGCATTTCACCTTCCAAGTTTGGCAAGTCCACAGTTAGATCTGTAAGGCTAACACTCCATGGAATATGAGCCAATGACAAGAATGATTCCCTCAAATTTCCAGTCCCACCATCTGGCCCCAGTTGCAGTCCTTCTGAACTTGACACGTCAGATGTAAATGTTGAGTGAAGGGTGGATGCATCCACACTCATTCCTGATATCTCTggagcaaaagaaaaatggCCATTGGATGCCACTGATGGAGGACTCGAAGCCACCTCTGACTTAACTCCAGCAGTAGGAATACCAGGTACCGGATCAGATGCAGTTCTGTCAAGCAGCACACTCCAAAATGGAGAAAATCAGAAAGCGTCTAGCAGCTAAATATCCACAAATgaacagagaaagaaaacatGGAGTACTTTTAACATGATCCTAATAATTTTTAGTTCATCCTGTTCAGTTATGCAATAAATTGCATTGTCCATATTCATATCTAAATTCagcaaatatgaaaaatacaatctaaAAAAGAGATATGTGAAAACACTTCTAGAACACAAGACATTGTGCAATATGGCAGTTGCTTTAGACATTATTTTCAACTGTTCATGAAAAAATTTTAGGcaatgtttggttctcaaaaaatgaaagaaagaaaaagtgaaggaaaataaaaaaatatatttaaagttaataaaatatttttatatgttacttcaaattcattttatttgttttaattgttctatataaagattaaataatttggaaatgtataagtttctaaataattttaatcatatttaattttctttcatatgttCCATGATAAAACCGAAcatgaaaatatcattttccttaacatttttttttctttccttagtactttctaggaaccaaacatagccttatgGTTGTCACAAATTTGAATGGTAAATTAAGggtcaaataaaaagaaaaaatacatTTGAGAAGACAAGGGAGCTTCAAGATCATCTACAACGTCCCATGTGCAACCACAATTATATCAAGTGAAGAAGGGACCAGGTTCGCCTAATCCAACTGTATGGCATTTCATCCAACCAAACCCTTGTCCCTTTCATCTGCCTATCTCTACTCTTAGAAATGACCACCTCATAACCCGTTCTCTCCCTTGTGCATATAGCACATGACACCCCTAGTGGGTAGTCACATCTATTTTTTGTTGCGTTGCTCTTTTTGCAATGCAAGCATGTTTGGGCAAAGAACAAGAATTGGTACCGGTCACACAAATGTATATGCAACATTCAAAGTCACATATGCATGCATAGTTGGGGACAAAAAATGTTCAAAAAgtatatgaacaaagaaaaaaaaaggaaactgaGCCAAGAAGAAATGGATATTAGGAGAAATTCTCACTCATTCGCAGCATTCATTTGAATAGGATGGAAATTTCCTGATGCAGGGATCCCCTTTACCACACGGGAAGAAGACATACTGCAGCTCATGGAGTTGATATGTGTAGCTGGAAGAGGAGGCTGCTGCAGAACAGGGTATCCCATAGGCAAATTGTTAACTGCAGTACAACAAAATGGCACTGAACtaagatgatgataatgatatgTTGACGATAAAACCACTACTGATACTCTCTTTTTAGAAATTCAAAGAAACTGAAAACTTTGGATAGTCTACAATGAAGAGGATTTCAACTTCCAAATCGGTGTTTCTTGTGTGAATGTGAAGAAGAAAGTGTAAATCATATCCTTATATATTGTACAGTGGTTAGAACTTTATGGGATATTGTCTTTGGTTTAGTTGATGTAAAATGGGTTTTTCCGggaactgtaaaggaggtcttagcTAGTTGGAGGAGCtcgtttgtgggaaagaaaaggaaaaagatatgggatGCCATTCCgttgtgcattttttggacggtatggaaggagaggaatagattagcttttagggggggggggggttttgAATGTTCAAAagttaaagaattcttttgtttgtaacttgtggagttgggccaaattgtatgtaggtgaggaggcgttctcccttataggctttttaGAGTGGATAGCCTCCACTTAATGGGAGGTGatcctttgttttgttttttgaggcctATGCtgttttgtatacttcctgtatgctatGCGGCGTTTTGCCTTATTTAATGCAtatcttttacttatcaaaaaaaaaaaaaaattcaaagaaactGGAGCAATTCATAATTAAAGTAAAGATATAAATCAAAGGGTCATgatacttatcaaaaaaataaataaatcaaagggtCATGAAATGCCACCagtgtttttgaatttttcctGGTTTTAGCAGTTTTGCAGGGGGAACTTACCAGGCATGGGATGAATCCCATTCTGTATGGGAGCCAGTGGAACATTTGGAGGTACTGGGTGGTTCATCAGATAGTACTGATGTTCAAGTAATTGATTGAACACAATAATTTGCCTTTTCAACTCTAGCCTTATGTTGTAGGCCTTGAAAAAGTCAGCATTTTCTTCTTCCAGTTTATGCCATACTAAGTCAAAGAAGAACATAAAGACGGATATTAGAAGCATTGGAAAAAATAAGTTGTAGTATGTTGTGAGTTCCAAGAGTTTCTAATGTGTTTCTGTTTTTGAGCAAAAGATAGAGGAAAATAAGCTGACCAGAACGATTATATGAATTTTCTTAGTATAGTTTGGAACGATCACCACTTGGCACTTGTGGTCCTTGGTGGTGGGCAAGCATAAACCCTTAAAATGAATTTCTATTAGGTGCACTTACAAGGTCTCCATTACTCCTTAAAAACACTTGATTTCcccacatttaaaaaaaatatattttccaagacCCAACCAATGCCCAACCCCCACCCCCTTGCTCCACCTTCACTGTGAAGCCACCCCTTCCCCACTCTCCCAATGAAAGATTCATGCAGTCACCAATAATCATCATTACTTATAGTCAATGATCTTTCATCTGAAATTCAAGGTGCTTTTAGCTCCCAGGAAGAGGTCGAAAATGATTGCATTTACTAAGTTTCTTACACATTTAGAAGGACATCTGTAAGGCAGCTAAAAAGAACAACCTGAAATCACCAACAACAATGCGGTCCACATACCTATGAATCCAGACCTTCAAGACACACACATATGTTggtttttgaggaaaaaaaaaaaggccatcCATTCAATCTTTAGTCAAATTGGCCAAAGGCACTCATTTTTTTATCTGAGAATCAAACAATGGTCACACTTTTATTATGATGCCACAATTTGAAAGGTGGCTGATATCAAGCTGATTATCTTTTGCACCATATATATGTGCACATAGTAGCACTAGGGTTATCACATCATATTCCTTTTTGCCCTTGTCAATCTGTAATACTTCTTTACAAGGAAACAATAAATGAAACTCAGGGTTAATGATAAGCAACAAAATTCCCACATTTGGATGGTCAAAAGGAAATtgtagaaaagaaagaaaatggctCACCCAAGGTTGTAAATCCAGGCTCTATTCTTGCCCGAGTCGAAAGGGTTTTTACAACCTCATCTCTGTTCATGTACAACTGTAGACACCGTTCTATCAAATTCTGAACCTAGAGTAGCCACCCAGTattaggaaaaaataaaaaaatatggagtATTTCAGTTGAATTCCATTTGAAAAGATAATAAAGCACAGACATTAGACAAACTATCTTACAAATTCGATATCTTGATGTGAAACTTTCCTGGTCTCATTGTTTGAACTGGATACTGAACCTGAATCCACTACAGGACCCTCAGATGTGctattttgttgatcactttgTGCCTCATGTGATATTTGTGTTGAGGCTTGCTTTACTGCTGAACCCTGTAAATCATGTGAAGGTTGTCTTCCTTTAGTGATATGAAACcaaatgaccaaaaaaaaaaaatgcagtttTTGAGATATAAAtccaaggaaaagaaacaaaaattaagacTATTGTCTGGTTCTTCAAAAGTACCaaggaaggggaaaaaaatttcgGGAGAATGATTTCTCATATTTggatatcattttaaaaaaaaaaaaaaaaaaaaaaacctcggAAAAAATAAGGGGagatactaaaaaataaatctcacCACTCTCTTTAAAAAATGGTGGGAAATATACATTcctcaataatttaattttctttcctcgACTCTTTCACAGACAACCAAACacacaaataattttataatttttccttacccttttttcccttctattttttctctttatttttgtccTTCAAACGTTACAAGAGCCAAGTATAGAGCCTAAGGATTCACATGGTAATAAATAAGCACAGGTTTTGTATCCATGAATGCTATAGAACTTATTCTGATTTCATCAACACAAATCAGTCAACACTTGTTCCCAGAGAGAAACCTTTCATAAAACAATTTGATGGTAACATGGATATGGAATAGAACCAGAACCCAATTTATTCAGGATCAATAGTGATTCCATTACTGCTTACAACTTTCAGTGATTGTTTACTTCATTTCTCAGTGAGACCCAAAAAAATCAAGGATGCTGAAATGCATAAAAGAAAGTCTGACGCAATTTAATATGGTGGTTGATGACCTGTAATTTCTTCATTTCACTTCAATACATGTCTTTTGCTTCTGTTTGTTTGATTATGGGATCTTCCTTGCAGCTGCTCAGGAAATATGAGTTAGGTAGGATCAAAATTGTTTAAAGCTAAACGCAAAATCCCCAAAATGAGCAAGTTCTCACCTGAAAGAAAAGACAGATCAAGAATTTATACATTACAAAGGTAAGATAACTAGTTGGATTAGCATGTTGTTCAACAGTAGATGCCCCAAAGTAGGAACAAATGCATTGTGAAATTTAGggattaaggaaaaaaaatcagaacCCCAAGAAAACACCAGCATGCTAAAGAAAAAGTTCTCAATCACAAATCTTCCCTTCTCAAATAATTAATAGGTAAATGcagtagattttttttctttgttaccaAGAGAAATACTAAGCATATAAGATATTACTATTCTCAATATCCATCCATATATTGCAAATCTAATGATGGATTTGGAGAGCAATGACCCATAGATTTACAAAACATTTTCATTCCAATGCCAAGCAAATAAATATGTTGAGCACCTTCTCCTTCACAGTAAGAGTAATCACTCCAGAcaggaaatattttataatttctctctTGTTTTCTGTTCATCAATAAGTAATATGTAGGCCTAAGAAATGCAAAATGAAGGGATAGCATAAGAGTTTCATCTAGTGGGAGCAGCTCATAGgtcaaaaattgaaattgtcTTTGCCAGGTTATATGTTTTGCTGGGGCATAGATGAGGAGGCCTGACTGTGAAAGGTCCATTCGTTGCACAATATGTACCACAAGTTATAAACTTGTTGCAATTACTCCAAAAATCTAAGTACTGAGTTTTCATGCTTGataatttcactttattttctttcctacaTTTTTtctgcaaccaaacagagccaAAACAAACTACCAGCAAAGCACAAagtgaatagaaaataaaaaaggcagCCTCATAAGCATTATCCTTCATCCTCCTAGGGGTATCCAGAATTAAGTTCTGTAAGGGTggtgagaaaaatgaaagaagacaACAGAAAACTTAGAAATATGAGACTCTAAAAATGATGAACTCCCATTTAGGCACCATCAATAGAGTTTGGTGTTTTCACAGTTCCCAAATAATGAATTAGTATGCCTCAttcactttcctttctttactAGACTTCCTCAGAAAAACATATTCTAACGTTATTTTCCTGCCATCCTAGCCAAAGCTCAAGTCCCATATGGTTGCAGAGAAAACAATGCAACACAATAGAAAACTCAGAAATTTGAACTCCAAACATAACGCTCCACCTGtggaatttgatgatttcaCAGTTTCTAAATACTGaatttttaatgcttaattcactttcttttcttctccacGCTTTATTTACCAACAACATATGACAAACTgatcaacaaacaaaaaaactctctctctatatatacatatatttagtTATAGTTATAGATTTATAGTCACATAGTTATATATACATGTCGACCACATTTTCCTTCAATCCTTACCTAATCTCAAGTCCCGTTTGGTTGCGGAGAGGACAatgaaacataatttaaaaaaaagaactcAGAAATGCGAGAATCTAATTATGATGATAGCGCATCAGGCTCCATCAGTGGACTTTGATGATTTCACAGTTCATATGTAATGAATTTTTATGCTTCATTCACTTTCGTTTCTCTTCTACACTTcctcggcaaccaaacaaagtCAATCCACAAACAACCGACATGACACAAACTGATCAAAGAACCAAAAAGCTCGCAAAGAACACATTCCGATCGCATTTCTTCATTTCTTGCCAAAATTCAAGtcctgtttggttgccgagaaagcaatggaaaattaaatagttttttttttatttaaaaaaaaaaacctcaggAATGCTAAACTCGTTACTCTCGAAGTTCATTATTTCTGCACTGTACAAAAAATGCAAATAGATaacaagaaaacataaaaaagcaAAGATGGAGGAAAATTAGGGTTCACTACGACTCCATTGAAGTGATAATTATCTCACAAATGTGAAGAAATCAAAtgataaattcaataaattgagCGTTAAATTAGGGTTTTGTACCGTGAACTGAGATGATTTCGAGGTGTTTCCAGGGTTTTCAGAGCAAAAGCTGGGGCTGTGCCTGGGCTTAATGCAGCTGAAAGAAGTGTATACAGAACCTGAGACTCTCAAATCAGTTGGATTTTTTCTAATCGTACCGCAGTTTAAAGATGCAATTTTGcaaaatactaatatttttcaaaattatcgTGGTTTGTGGgataaaatcatttatatatatatatatattgaagaaaaatatgatttaatgcgtttagaaaaatatttgttgaTTCTCTTACAAATATTCTTAAAGAAAACAGTTTCATTAAGGTAATGTTTAGCTCTccaaaagtattaaagaaaaaaatttatattaaaaaatgatttttttatatttgattttaatatgaaaaatatgaaaaatataattaaatttagtcaaatttatgtatttttaaattaattaattaatttttagataatgaaaaaaaataagtgaaatatgTTAGAGGAAGTATATAAGAATaatgtattaattttaaatttatttttttcttgtatttttttttttcaaatttttgg contains these protein-coding regions:
- the LOC100257023 gene encoding uncharacterized protein LOC100257023 isoform X2, with translation MKKLQGSAVKQASTQISHEAQSDQQNSTSEGPVVDSGSVSSSNNETRKVSHQDIEFVQNLIERCLQLYMNRDEVVKTLSTRARIEPGFTTLVWHKLEEENADFFKAYNIRLELKRQIIVFNQLLEHQYYLMNHPVPPNVPLAPIQNGIHPMPVNNLPMGYPVLQQPPLPATHINSMSCSMSSSRVVKGIPASGNFHPIQMNAANETASDPVPGIPTAGVKSEVASSPPSVASNGHFSFAPEISGMSVDASTLHSTFTSDVSSSEGLQLGPDGGTGNLRESFLSLAHIPWSVSLTDLTVDLPNLEDIGALGNYSGSPFLQSDILLDSPEQNDLVEEFFVDNVPGPDSQSDEEKKP
- the LOC100257023 gene encoding uncharacterized protein LOC100257023 isoform X1, with amino-acid sequence MKKLQGSAVKQASTQISHEAQSDQQNSTSEGPVVDSGSVSSSNNETRKVSHQDIEFVQNLIERCLQLYMNRDEVVKTLSTRARIEPGFTTLVWHKLEEENADFFKAYNIRLELKRQIIVFNQLLEHQYYLMNHPVPPNVPLAPIQNGIHPMPVNNLPMGYPVLQQPPLPATHINSMSCSMSSSRVVKGIPASGNFHPIQMNAANDVLLDRTASDPVPGIPTAGVKSEVASSPPSVASNGHFSFAPEISGMSVDASTLHSTFTSDVSSSEGLQLGPDGGTGNLRESFLSLAHIPWSVSLTDLTVDLPNLEDIGALGNYSGSPFLQSDILLDSPEQNDLVEEFFVDNVPGPDSQSDEEKKP
- the LOC100257023 gene encoding uncharacterized protein LOC100257023 isoform X4, yielding MKKLQGSAVKQASTQISHEAQSDQQNSTSEGPVVDSGSVSSSNNETRKVSHQDIEFVQNLIERCLQLYMNRDEVVKTLSTRARIEPGFTTLVNNLPMGYPVLQQPPLPATHINSMSCSMSSSRVVKGIPASGNFHPIQMNAANETASDPVPGIPTAGVKSEVASSPPSVASNGHFSFAPEISGMSVDASTLHSTFTSDVSSSEGLQLGPDGGTGNLRESFLSLAHIPWSVSLTDLTVDLPNLEDIGALGNYSGSPFLQSDILLDSPEQNDLVEEFFVDNVPGPDSQSDEEKKP
- the LOC100257023 gene encoding uncharacterized protein LOC100257023 isoform X3; its protein translation is MKKLQGSAVKQASTQISHEAQSDQQNSTSEGPVVDSGSVSSSNNETRKVSHQDIEFVQNLIERCLQLYMNRDEVVKTLSTRARIEPGFTTLVNNLPMGYPVLQQPPLPATHINSMSCSMSSSRVVKGIPASGNFHPIQMNAANDVLLDRTASDPVPGIPTAGVKSEVASSPPSVASNGHFSFAPEISGMSVDASTLHSTFTSDVSSSEGLQLGPDGGTGNLRESFLSLAHIPWSVSLTDLTVDLPNLEDIGALGNYSGSPFLQSDILLDSPEQNDLVEEFFVDNVPGPDSQSDEEKKP